A portion of the Bifidobacterium bifidum ATCC 29521 = JCM 1255 = DSM 20456 genome contains these proteins:
- a CDS encoding DUF2510 domain-containing protein, translating to MNMPPGWYPDPSGDPSLMRWWDGEEWTGDFAPAQQVTPDGNRIRRARTR from the coding sequence ATGAACATGCCGCCGGGCTGGTATCCGGACCCATCGGGCGATCCCTCGCTGATGCGTTGGTGGGATGGCGAGGAATGGACCGGTGACTTCGCGCCGGCGCAGCAGGTGACGCCGGACGGCAACCGTATTCGCCGGGCGCGTACCCGATGA
- a CDS encoding helix-turn-helix transcriptional regulator, translating to MSFRTNLQYLRAQRNMTQERLAMLLGVSRQAISKWESEKAYPEMDKLLMICDLFGCTLDDLVLGDVSVSTSRPDSHGASATGCGTTVGGMTGEDAGSPAHAGNAKGSIGDADEPAHLGAAGAIEPSLTGVPTGETPYGTGSPRPAVHANTATLPQDLTGYDEHRRRFALLISGGVAAIIAAVGICNLFDSSNSILGVTRLNDFLTFLCICIGVIAGLAMLVPGGMSHAEFKRRHPYIEDFYTDEDRSRETRLLVVGIVGGIAAILIGIAVTVYADDVLGISDGWPNAIMLMLYSVAVFSFVYCGIRHGMLDIDGYNKKADTDGKKERAAGHDFYDNLTGAVCGIIMSLATITALCLLFLGPWMLHDDWSSVGLFWLPWPIGGVLCGIASLIIQLVKDYRRRNDDGQGAGQPGRTK from the coding sequence ATGAGCTTCCGCACCAACCTGCAATACCTGCGCGCCCAACGCAACATGACCCAGGAGCGACTGGCCATGCTGCTCGGCGTCTCGCGGCAGGCCATTTCGAAATGGGAATCCGAGAAGGCCTACCCCGAAATGGACAAGCTGCTCATGATCTGCGATCTGTTTGGCTGCACGCTCGACGACCTCGTGCTCGGCGACGTGAGCGTGAGCACCAGCCGGCCGGACTCGCACGGCGCATCGGCAACCGGCTGCGGCACGACTGTCGGAGGCATGACCGGTGAAGATGCCGGGAGCCCTGCACATGCGGGGAACGCGAAGGGAAGTATAGGCGACGCCGACGAGCCCGCGCATCTCGGTGCGGCCGGTGCCATCGAGCCAAGCCTCACGGGCGTGCCGACCGGCGAGACACCGTACGGAACCGGTTCGCCCCGCCCCGCCGTGCACGCCAATACGGCCACCCTGCCGCAGGACCTGACCGGCTACGACGAGCATCGCCGCCGGTTCGCGCTGCTCATCTCCGGCGGCGTTGCGGCGATCATCGCGGCGGTCGGTATCTGCAATCTGTTCGATTCAAGCAACTCCATCCTCGGCGTGACGCGGCTCAATGACTTCCTCACGTTCCTGTGCATCTGCATAGGTGTGATCGCCGGGCTGGCGATGCTGGTCCCGGGCGGCATGTCGCACGCCGAGTTCAAACGCCGCCATCCGTATATCGAGGATTTCTACACCGATGAGGATCGCAGCCGCGAGACGCGTCTGCTGGTGGTCGGCATCGTGGGCGGTATAGCGGCAATCCTGATCGGCATAGCGGTGACTGTGTACGCCGATGACGTGTTGGGCATCAGCGATGGATGGCCGAACGCGATCATGCTGATGCTGTACTCGGTCGCCGTCTTCAGTTTCGTTTACTGCGGAATACGGCACGGCATGCTCGACATCGACGGCTACAACAAGAAGGCCGATACCGATGGCAAGAAAGAGCGTGCAGCCGGGCATGATTTCTACGACAATCTGACCGGTGCGGTATGCGGCATCATCATGTCGCTGGCCACGATAACCGCCCTGTGCCTACTGTTTCTGGGGCCGTGGATGCTGCATGACGACTGGAGCTCCGTGGGCCTGTTCTGGCTGCCGTGGCCGATCGGCGGCGTGCTGTGCGGCATAGCGAGCCTCATCATCCAGCTGGTCAAGGATTATCGCAGGCGCAACGACGACGGACAAGGCGCCGGGCAGCCCGGGCGGACGAAATAG
- a CDS encoding AMP-dependent synthetase/ligase — translation MTVNSSTMVKEFTNPLKEPIDDDINLFDFLDRRAQRDPDGSTVEYKADGGWKSFSATQFRDLVIALGKGLIGLGVKKGDAVSIVSRTRWEWTALDMAIMAVGALTVPVYETNSDAQVSWIFNDSQATIAFAEDDGQRDKIESIHDEVQSLRKVFVIEAGALEALQAYGKEVSDEEFWARKNDAHGDDLATIVYTSGSTGTPKGVELSHRNLAFLCLSAMQYMPRACAWPDRRLLLFLPLSHVFARFMELLSFCGTLTLGLSSDMKTIVKDFESFGPTLLLAVPRVFEKVYNAASQRAGKGIAGKMFLRAADVARDWSKAEQAGEKLPWRGRLAHGFYELVVYKKIRTIFGPNADFAITGGAPMDANLSHFFNGIGMPLLEGYGMTETCGPVCVSLPENNRIGTIGMPMSGVTAGIADDGELCVRGHLVCRGYHNHPDVTAEQIVDGWLHTGDLGDIDEDGFISITGRKKDLIITAGGKNVSPGLLEAAVMTSPVVNQCLVIGDRKPFVAALVTLDLADANAWLKSQGAQEESDLASLARNPIVHTEVERAVNQANEGVSRAESIRKFEILPDEFTQDNGMLTASLKTRRAQIVAHYRELIDTVIYVPKKK, via the coding sequence ATGACAGTAAATTCCTCGACCATGGTCAAAGAGTTCACCAATCCGCTGAAGGAACCGATCGACGACGATATCAACCTGTTTGATTTCCTTGACCGCCGCGCCCAGCGCGACCCGGACGGCTCGACCGTCGAATACAAGGCGGACGGCGGCTGGAAGTCGTTCTCCGCGACGCAGTTCCGCGACCTGGTGATCGCCCTGGGCAAGGGTCTGATCGGCTTGGGTGTGAAGAAGGGCGACGCCGTGTCAATCGTGTCGCGTACGCGCTGGGAATGGACCGCGCTCGACATGGCCATCATGGCGGTCGGGGCGCTCACCGTCCCGGTCTACGAGACGAATTCCGACGCTCAGGTGAGCTGGATCTTCAACGATTCGCAGGCCACGATCGCGTTCGCCGAGGACGACGGGCAGCGCGACAAGATCGAATCCATCCACGATGAGGTGCAGTCGCTGCGCAAGGTGTTCGTGATCGAGGCCGGCGCGCTCGAAGCCTTGCAGGCGTATGGCAAGGAAGTGAGCGACGAGGAGTTCTGGGCGCGCAAGAACGACGCCCACGGCGACGACCTCGCGACGATCGTCTACACGTCCGGCTCCACCGGCACCCCCAAGGGCGTGGAGCTGTCGCACCGCAATCTGGCGTTCCTGTGCCTGTCGGCCATGCAGTACATGCCCCGCGCCTGCGCGTGGCCCGACCGCCGTCTGCTGCTGTTCCTGCCGCTGAGCCACGTGTTCGCGCGGTTCATGGAGCTGCTGAGCTTCTGCGGCACGCTGACGTTGGGACTGAGTTCCGACATGAAGACGATCGTCAAGGATTTCGAGTCGTTCGGCCCGACGCTGCTGCTGGCGGTGCCTCGCGTGTTCGAGAAGGTGTATAACGCAGCGTCGCAGCGCGCCGGCAAGGGCATCGCCGGCAAGATGTTCCTGCGTGCGGCGGACGTGGCGCGGGATTGGTCGAAGGCCGAGCAGGCCGGCGAGAAACTGCCGTGGCGGGGGCGCCTCGCCCACGGGTTCTACGAGTTGGTGGTGTACAAGAAGATCCGCACGATTTTCGGCCCGAACGCCGACTTCGCCATCACCGGCGGCGCCCCGATGGACGCCAACCTTTCGCACTTCTTCAACGGCATCGGCATGCCGCTGCTTGAGGGCTACGGCATGACGGAGACCTGCGGGCCGGTGTGCGTGAGCCTGCCGGAGAACAATCGGATCGGCACGATCGGCATGCCGATGAGCGGCGTCACCGCGGGTATCGCGGACGACGGCGAACTGTGCGTACGCGGCCATCTGGTCTGCCGCGGATACCACAACCATCCCGATGTGACCGCCGAGCAGATCGTCGACGGCTGGCTGCACACCGGCGATCTGGGCGACATCGACGAGGACGGCTTCATTTCGATCACCGGCCGCAAGAAGGATCTGATCATCACCGCCGGCGGCAAGAACGTCTCCCCCGGCCTGTTGGAGGCCGCCGTGATGACATCGCCGGTTGTGAACCAGTGTCTGGTCATCGGCGACCGGAAGCCGTTCGTGGCCGCGCTGGTCACGTTGGATCTCGCCGATGCGAACGCGTGGCTGAAATCGCAGGGCGCTCAGGAGGAGTCCGACCTGGCGTCGCTGGCCCGCAATCCGATCGTGCACACCGAAGTCGAGCGTGCGGTGAATCAGGCCAATGAGGGCGTGTCTCGCGCCGAGTCGATCCGCAAGTTCGAGATTCTGCCCGACGAGTTCACACAAGACAACGGCATGCTGACGGCCAGCCTGAAGACCCGCC
- a CDS encoding MerR family transcriptional regulator, whose protein sequence is MSMDDETDSRYTTGDIAKLTGVSVRTVQYYDAKGLLIPNEISDGGRRLYGTAEVERMRVILFLKGLGFKLEQIRSILSDERPERVLVDLLDQQTASLQSGIAEQKQRLDDCLQLRKALTVSASDFVSSTLTDMATVMNTTTTHSLRTTYLVMLAITLPATLLQIACLVIGVMTDVWWPLPVAVLLAIALTVAAMKYYRSRVQYLCPACHETFQPGMREFVFAAHTPKTRKLTCPHCGHRGYCMELSI, encoded by the coding sequence ATGTCGATGGACGATGAAACGGACAGCCGATACACCACAGGGGACATCGCCAAACTCACTGGTGTGAGTGTGCGAACCGTGCAGTACTACGACGCCAAAGGTCTGTTGATTCCCAATGAGATCAGCGACGGCGGCCGAAGGCTGTACGGGACTGCAGAGGTCGAGCGGATGCGGGTCATCCTTTTTCTCAAAGGACTCGGCTTCAAGCTGGAGCAGATTCGCTCGATTCTGTCGGACGAGCGGCCGGAACGGGTGCTGGTTGATTTGCTGGATCAGCAGACGGCATCCTTGCAGTCGGGTATCGCCGAGCAGAAGCAACGTCTTGATGACTGCTTGCAGCTGCGCAAAGCACTGACGGTCTCGGCGTCTGACTTCGTATCGTCAACATTAACCGACATGGCAACCGTTATGAACACCACAACCACTCATTCCCTGCGCACCACATATTTGGTCATGCTGGCAATCACATTGCCCGCGACTTTGTTGCAAATTGCATGCCTCGTCATTGGTGTGATGACAGACGTATGGTGGCCGCTGCCGGTCGCCGTTCTGCTGGCGATTGCGCTCACTGTTGCGGCGATGAAGTACTATCGCTCCCGCGTGCAGTACCTATGTCCGGCTTGCCATGAGACCTTCCAGCCGGGTATGCGAGAGTTCGTATTCGCCGCACACACGCCCAAGACACGCAAGCTTACCTGCCCGCATTGCGGTCACAGGGGGTATTGCATGGAACTCAGCATCTGA
- a CDS encoding type II toxin-antitoxin system RelB/DinJ family antitoxin — translation MSTTTVRMDDDLKAEVNAILDSMGLNFNTFVNMASVQLVSQRRIPFEVRAPEPVLPHAGHVAANGVTYRGVDEQGYPVVEVPNAMVLNPSRGSDGVAVLPKAWRDGE, via the coding sequence ATGAGCACTACCACTGTTCGCATGGATGATGATCTCAAAGCCGAAGTGAACGCCATTCTTGATTCCATGGGATTGAATTTCAATACGTTCGTGAATATGGCCAGCGTGCAGTTGGTGTCGCAGCGTCGTATTCCGTTCGAGGTGAGGGCGCCTGAACCCGTGCTGCCTCACGCGGGACATGTTGCCGCCAATGGAGTTACGTACCGTGGGGTCGACGAACAGGGATATCCGGTGGTCGAAGTGCCGAACGCCATGGTGTTGAATCCGAGCCGGGGCTCCGATGGTGTTGCCGTACTGCCCAAGGCGTGGCGCGATGGCGAATAA
- a CDS encoding methyltransferase domain-containing protein produces MAWRGSGVRIPLAPQNRTSLLPGGAFLVFSSLYPQARILGIDSSPDMITSARKLRPDCDFDVLDAGSLDELDTDFDVVFSNACLQWVPNHERVLPSMLRRLNAGGIAAAQFTENINLPPHIIMRETACEPKWRQWISEIRRYCNLGGDNFDVSAYYDLLAPLSAHVDVWETNYYHALPGYEAILDWYRGTGLRPYLAQLPDDGLYLRVLRASVERAIDFSYVRGLVSRPATCFDGGCRRQGASPVPYQWFARQEGGCDGVHHIGLRREVPAENRGQDRRGHARRR; encoded by the coding sequence ATGGCATGGAGAGGGTCAGGGGTTCGAATCCCCTTAGCTCCACAGAACAGAACGTCCCTCCTTCCGGGAGGGGCGTTTCTTGTTTTTTCGAGCCTATACCCGCAGGCGAGGATCCTCGGCATCGACAGCTCCCCGGACATGATCACCTCGGCGCGCAAGCTCCGCCCCGACTGCGATTTCGATGTGCTGGACGCCGGGTCGCTCGACGAGCTCGACACCGATTTCGATGTAGTCTTCTCCAACGCCTGCCTGCAATGGGTGCCGAACCATGAACGGGTGCTGCCCTCCATGCTGCGACGGCTTAACGCCGGCGGCATCGCGGCGGCGCAATTCACCGAGAACATCAACCTGCCGCCGCACATCATCATGCGCGAGACCGCGTGCGAGCCGAAATGGCGGCAGTGGATCAGCGAGATACGCCGCTACTGCAATCTCGGCGGCGACAATTTCGACGTAAGCGCATACTATGATCTGCTCGCCCCGCTCTCCGCGCACGTCGACGTGTGGGAGACGAACTACTACCATGCGCTGCCTGGGTATGAGGCGATCCTCGACTGGTATCGCGGTACCGGTCTGCGCCCGTATCTGGCCCAGCTGCCCGATGACGGCCTATATCTGCGAGTTTTGAGAGCGTCGGTTGAGCGAGCCATAGATTTTTCATATGTCCGCGGTCTTGTGTCGCGCCCTGCGACGTGCTTCGATGGTGGGTGCCGGCGGCAAGGGGCTTCGCCGGTGCCATATCAATGGTTCGCACGTCAAGAAGGGGGTTGTGATGGTGTCCACCACATTGGACTTCGCCGAGAAGTACCTGCTGAAAACCGAGGTCAGGACCGTCGCGGTCATGCCCGACGACGATGA
- a CDS encoding MFS transporter: MNDSIAAKPTDGPADSAAAGTDPALTATAKLTPREKKWIIYDVGNSAFVLLSTAVIPIYAKSLMPADGNIVSAWGYAQTIASLVIALLMPLLGSIADVQGMKIKFFLGFFGTGVVTCCAMALPLTWLPFLVVYILATIGLNGSLTFYDSMLIDTTPNERMDKVSSHGYGWGYIGSTVPFIVCIALIFGGPALPFGWTTTGCTRASFIITAVWWVAFTIPLISSYRQEHYRATRDQLGTAVRGTFRELGGTFRKIVRNKPLWMFMLAFFFYIDAVNTVISMSTSYGAELGIDSTQLVVALLVTQFVAFPCAILYGRMAGRFGCKAMIVAAVVAYMCIVFFAAFFLVSAAQFWILAILVGMFQGGIQALSRSYYGKIIPKDHANEYYGFYDIFGKTASILGTFLVATTTSITGNASLGVLSIAILLVLALIFLLLQKDPTQA, encoded by the coding sequence ATGAACGACAGCATCGCAGCCAAACCCACCGATGGCCCGGCAGACAGTGCAGCGGCCGGCACAGATCCGGCCCTCACCGCCACCGCGAAACTCACCCCGCGCGAGAAGAAATGGATCATCTACGACGTGGGCAACTCCGCGTTCGTGCTGCTGTCCACCGCGGTGATTCCGATCTACGCGAAATCGCTGATGCCCGCGGACGGCAACATCGTGTCGGCCTGGGGCTACGCGCAGACCATCGCATCGCTGGTCATCGCGCTGCTCATGCCGCTGCTCGGCTCGATTGCCGACGTGCAGGGCATGAAAATCAAGTTCTTCCTCGGCTTCTTCGGCACCGGCGTCGTCACGTGCTGCGCGATGGCGCTTCCACTGACGTGGCTGCCGTTCCTGGTCGTGTATATCCTCGCGACGATCGGACTCAACGGCTCGCTCACGTTCTACGATTCGATGCTGATCGACACCACGCCGAACGAACGCATGGACAAGGTCTCCTCGCACGGCTACGGCTGGGGCTACATCGGCTCGACCGTGCCGTTCATCGTGTGCATCGCGTTGATCTTCGGCGGCCCGGCGCTGCCATTCGGCTGGACGACGACCGGCTGCACCCGCGCATCGTTCATCATCACCGCCGTCTGGTGGGTCGCGTTCACGATCCCGCTGATCTCCAGCTACCGTCAGGAGCATTACCGCGCCACACGCGACCAGCTGGGAACGGCCGTGCGCGGCACCTTCCGCGAGCTTGGCGGCACCTTCCGCAAGATAGTGAGGAACAAGCCGCTGTGGATGTTCATGCTCGCGTTCTTCTTCTACATCGATGCGGTGAACACGGTGATCTCGATGAGCACCTCGTACGGCGCCGAGCTGGGCATCGACTCGACTCAGCTGGTGGTGGCGCTGCTGGTCACGCAGTTCGTGGCGTTCCCATGCGCGATCCTGTACGGGCGGATGGCCGGGCGGTTCGGCTGCAAGGCGATGATCGTGGCGGCGGTCGTGGCCTACATGTGCATCGTGTTCTTCGCCGCGTTCTTCCTCGTGTCGGCCGCGCAGTTCTGGATCCTGGCGATCCTCGTCGGCATGTTCCAGGGCGGCATCCAAGCGCTGAGCCGCTCGTATTACGGCAAGATCATCCCCAAGGACCACGCCAACGAGTACTACGGCTTCTACGACATCTTCGGCAAGACCGCGAGCATTCTGGGCACGTTCCTCGTGGCCACCACCACGTCGATCACCGGCAACGCCTCCCTCGGCGTGCTTTCCATCGCCATCCTGCTGGTGTTGGCGCTCATCTTCCTGCTCCTGCAGAAGGACCCAACGCAAGCGTAA
- a CDS encoding PfkB family carbohydrate kinase, with protein sequence MLNSLKGLLSRKNDVPSPTVISLGQVWVDIMMDIDAIPQPGGFAVANHTMPSVGGSFRVMQAASRIGAATKHAGVIGNGPWASLIRKALNDNGIEHIGQDRIDADSGFRLVLNDSERKTFVATYGAESQGNENTFDCVEPGEGDVVHISANTLMDHSASGIDAFLHRTSSDPTTRDYSIVLNPTNTLHMVSDHLLEDLVLVRPIWSCNRQEARTLADRLGVFVDDSLSMTVGGGFDDSMKALCNSLGATLRAPLVVRAGSRGAWVRTPGGEVIHVEGYPTKATHTRSAGSCHTGAMCALIARGWSLVDAVKIANAAASLGIQRSINGVPDCPGYDEVIAKLEEDETPAEAAK encoded by the coding sequence ATGCTCAATTCACTTAAAGGCCTGCTTTCACGCAAAAACGACGTGCCCTCCCCCACAGTGATCTCGTTGGGACAGGTGTGGGTCGACATCATGATGGACATCGACGCGATTCCCCAACCGGGCGGATTCGCCGTCGCGAACCATACCATGCCGTCGGTGGGCGGCAGCTTCCGCGTCATGCAGGCGGCCAGCCGGATTGGGGCGGCGACCAAGCACGCAGGCGTCATCGGCAACGGGCCGTGGGCGTCACTGATCCGCAAGGCTCTCAACGACAACGGCATCGAGCACATCGGCCAGGACCGCATCGACGCCGATTCCGGTTTCCGTCTGGTGCTCAACGACAGCGAGCGCAAGACGTTCGTCGCCACGTATGGCGCCGAATCACAAGGCAACGAGAACACGTTCGACTGCGTGGAGCCCGGCGAGGGCGATGTGGTGCACATCAGCGCCAACACGCTGATGGATCACAGCGCGTCAGGCATCGACGCCTTCCTGCATCGCACCTCTTCGGACCCGACGACGCGCGACTACAGCATCGTGCTCAATCCGACCAACACGCTGCACATGGTCAGCGACCACCTGCTGGAGGATCTGGTGCTGGTGCGGCCCATCTGGTCCTGCAACCGTCAGGAGGCCCGCACGCTCGCCGACCGGCTTGGCGTGTTCGTGGACGATTCCCTGTCGATGACCGTCGGCGGCGGATTCGACGACTCGATGAAGGCGCTGTGCAACAGCCTCGGCGCCACGCTGCGCGCGCCGCTGGTGGTTCGTGCGGGGTCGCGCGGCGCGTGGGTGCGCACGCCGGGCGGCGAAGTCATCCATGTGGAGGGGTATCCGACGAAGGCGACGCACACCCGTTCGGCGGGCTCGTGCCACACCGGTGCCATGTGCGCACTGATCGCCCGCGGCTGGTCGCTTGTCGATGCGGTGAAGATCGCCAACGCGGCCGCTTCGCTGGGCATTCAGCGTTCCATCAACGGCGTTCCGGACTGCCCCGGCTATGACGAGGTCATCGCCAAGCTCGAGGAAGACGAGACTCCGGCCGAGGCCGCGAAGTAG
- the rpmB gene encoding 50S ribosomal protein L28 → MAARCAVCGKGPQVGYTVSHSHIRNKRTFRPNLQPVRTTVDGQNVRVRVCVKCLKAGKVQRVVA, encoded by the coding sequence ATGGCAGCTCGTTGTGCAGTGTGCGGCAAGGGTCCGCAGGTCGGATACACCGTTTCTCACTCGCATATCCGCAACAAGCGCACCTTCCGCCCGAACCTGCAGCCGGTTCGTACCACCGTTGACGGCCAGAACGTTCGCGTCCGCGTGTGCGTCAAGTGCCTCAAGGCCGGCAAGGTTCAGCGTGTGGTTGCGTGA
- a CDS encoding ATP-dependent DNA helicase RecG: MSITLNTTMSSIMTNKRRVGALKSLGVVTVGDALTYYPFRVADPVPLRALREARIGERMAFSASVRSMRVVPMNVRRGYRLEAVVDDGDFAVSRHIAGAAARLVFFSYKKQYVDWLSMRLRSGAIVVIAGEPSEFNGQLQFTHPEIMTVAPGSGPADGEYSGVVQMSALKYDADTVEAGLRRISRPRPVYHASSRISSEHIHESIVQCIELLAGTGQDLPGDAATEAPQTMKPMEDGGISGAGTAPADAESRSGNAVAVGLARAIPDVLPESVRESNHLLHRAEAFLAIHDPLSTADFKRAIGTMRYEEAFVSQTALLQSRSNVRKDAALPCAGVALRDRFIESLPFPLTGGQREVIDDIGVDMAREYPMQRLLQGEVGSGKTVVAVAAMLQAAGSGHQAVLVAPTQVLAEQHHATISAMLCAIDGVETGDDPSRDALSPNDPADLIKVAESAADDGDAKGRTAVKHPVKHSGARSGKQDGAAHAQSDANTRHVPVILLTGGMKLAARRRALALAASGDPCIIVATHAAFSKTFQAPNLALVVIDEQHRFGVEQRESLRTKNDVVPHLLVMTATPIPRTAAMTWFGDLDISWLTELPGGRKPIRTFIVPEDDGRMMGSMFAHIRGRIDAGERAYVVCPRIDADDESDGDDDTSGASQIGVYDDSDAYRRESATAAANTAASAPSQEDGDGAPSRPPLHSVAEIERRLSSLPQFRGVRFATLTGRDDDATKQQVMADFADGATPVLVATTVIEVGVDVPQASCIVIFDADRYGLSQLHQLRGRVGRGGTDSWAFLISRAEDGGPAQQRLQVIQGTLDGAQIAQADLEFRGAGDVLGDAQSGGKSGLKLLRVVKDVKIIADARERAGRLLADDPDLSGEVELAGAVLDFTRGNETFLTSS, from the coding sequence ATGAGCATCACGTTGAACACCACCATGTCGTCGATCATGACGAACAAGCGGCGTGTCGGCGCGCTCAAAAGCCTTGGCGTCGTGACGGTGGGCGATGCGTTGACCTACTATCCGTTCCGCGTCGCCGATCCGGTGCCCCTGCGGGCACTGCGCGAGGCCCGTATCGGCGAGAGAATGGCGTTCTCCGCGTCGGTGCGCAGCATGCGGGTCGTGCCGATGAACGTTCGGCGGGGCTACCGGCTCGAGGCCGTGGTGGATGACGGGGATTTCGCGGTTTCCCGGCATATCGCGGGGGCCGCCGCCCGTTTGGTGTTCTTCTCGTACAAGAAGCAGTATGTCGATTGGCTGAGCATGCGGCTGCGTTCCGGCGCGATTGTGGTGATCGCCGGCGAGCCGAGCGAGTTCAACGGCCAACTGCAGTTCACCCATCCCGAAATAATGACGGTCGCTCCCGGCTCCGGTCCGGCTGATGGCGAATACTCCGGTGTCGTGCAGATGAGCGCTCTGAAATACGACGCCGACACCGTCGAAGCGGGCCTGCGTCGCATCAGCAGACCCCGACCGGTGTATCACGCGTCGTCTCGTATCTCCAGCGAACACATTCATGAGTCGATAGTGCAATGCATCGAGTTGCTGGCCGGAACCGGGCAGGATCTCCCGGGCGATGCGGCAACGGAAGCCCCGCAAACAATGAAACCGATGGAAGACGGCGGCATCAGCGGCGCCGGAACCGCTCCAGCGGATGCCGAGTCTCGGTCAGGAAACGCCGTGGCCGTCGGCCTGGCCCGCGCGATCCCGGACGTCCTGCCCGAATCGGTGCGCGAATCGAATCATCTGCTGCATCGCGCGGAAGCGTTCCTGGCCATCCACGACCCGCTCAGCACCGCGGATTTCAAACGGGCCATCGGCACGATGCGCTACGAGGAGGCGTTCGTCTCGCAGACGGCGCTGCTCCAGTCGCGTAGCAATGTCCGCAAGGATGCGGCCCTGCCTTGTGCGGGCGTGGCGCTGCGTGACCGGTTCATCGAATCACTGCCGTTCCCGCTGACCGGCGGCCAGCGGGAGGTCATCGATGATATCGGCGTGGACATGGCCCGCGAATATCCGATGCAGCGCCTGCTGCAGGGCGAGGTCGGTTCCGGCAAGACCGTGGTCGCGGTCGCGGCCATGCTGCAGGCGGCGGGTTCCGGCCATCAGGCGGTGCTTGTCGCGCCCACTCAGGTGCTCGCCGAGCAGCATCATGCGACCATCAGCGCCATGCTCTGCGCGATTGACGGCGTCGAGACGGGCGATGACCCGTCCCGCGATGCCCTGTCTCCCAATGACCCGGCCGACCTGATCAAGGTCGCCGAATCCGCTGCCGATGACGGAGATGCCAAGGGGCGCACGGCCGTGAAACATCCCGTGAAACACAGTGGGGCGCGCAGTGGGAAACAAGACGGCGCGGCGCACGCGCAGTCGGACGCGAACACGCGGCACGTGCCGGTCATCCTGCTGACCGGCGGCATGAAACTGGCCGCCCGCCGCCGTGCTCTCGCGCTCGCGGCCAGCGGCGACCCGTGCATCATCGTCGCCACGCACGCCGCGTTCTCCAAGACGTTCCAGGCCCCGAACCTCGCGCTCGTCGTCATCGACGAGCAACACCGGTTCGGCGTGGAGCAGCGCGAATCCCTGCGCACCAAAAACGATGTCGTGCCGCACCTGCTGGTCATGACCGCGACGCCGATCCCGCGTACGGCGGCGATGACCTGGTTCGGCGATCTGGACATCTCGTGGCTCACCGAGCTGCCGGGTGGGCGCAAGCCCATCCGCACGTTCATCGTGCCTGAAGACGACGGCCGCATGATGGGCTCCATGTTCGCCCACATCCGCGGCCGCATCGACGCGGGGGAGCGGGCGTATGTCGTCTGCCCGCGTATCGATGCCGACGATGAATCGGACGGCGATGACGATACAAGTGGGGCATCGCAGATCGGCGTGTACGACGATTCCGACGCCTACAGGCGCGAATCCGCCACCGCGGCCGCCAACACAGCCGCCAGCGCGCCATCGCAGGAGGATGGTGACGGTGCTCCGTCACGGCCGCCGCTGCATTCCGTGGCCGAGATCGAGCGCAGGCTGTCATCGCTGCCGCAGTTCCGTGGCGTCCGTTTCGCGACGCTGACCGGCCGCGACGATGACGCGACCAAGCAGCAGGTCATGGCCGATTTCGCGGATGGGGCCACGCCGGTTCTGGTGGCGACAACGGTCATCGAAGTGGGCGTGGACGTGCCGCAGGCCAGCTGCATCGTGATCTTCGACGCTGACCGGTACGGGCTTTCGCAGCTGCACCAGCTGCGCGGGCGCGTGGGGCGCGGCGGCACGGATTCATGGGCGTTCCTGATTTCGCGGGCTGAGGACGGCGGTCCCGCGCAGCAGCGGCTGCAGGTCATCCAGGGCACGCTCGACGGTGCCCAGATCGCGCAGGCCGATCTGGAGTTCCGCGGCGCCGGAGACGTGCTCGGCGACGCGCAGTCGGGCGGCAAGTCCGGTCTGAAACTGCTGCGCGTGGTCAAGGACGTCAAGATCATCGCCGACGCGCGCGAACGTGCTGGGCGGTTGCTCGCCGATGACCCCGATCTGTCGGGCGAGGTCGAGCTTGCCGGCGCGGTGCTTGATTTCACCCGCGGCAACGAGACGTTCCTGACCAGCAGCTGA